One window of Quercus robur chromosome 12, dhQueRobu3.1, whole genome shotgun sequence genomic DNA carries:
- the LOC126710586 gene encoding uncharacterized protein LOC126710586: MGSESPQRVVCCFCFSTNKNDGKKGRRYEVSGSNIDDKRWEKNDEILSDLSTFSVKEQERKLKKALEEEEKISREADRVVKWVKQESARMDASVIKTVLSNHDEETTK, encoded by the coding sequence ATGGGGTCAGAGTCTCCGCAAAGAGTAGtttgttgcttttgtttctcCACCAACAAGAACGATGGAAAGAAGGGTAGGAGATACGAGGTTTCAGGATCAAACATAGACGACAAAAGGTGGGAAAAGAACGATGAGATTTTATCAGACTTGAGCACCTTTTCGGTTAAGGAACAAGAAAGGAAGCTGAAGAAGGcattggaggaggaggagaagattAGTAGGGAAGCCGACAGGGTTGTCAAATGGGTGAAGCAAGAATCAGCAAGAATGGATGCTTCTGTAATCAAAACTGTGCTTAGTAATCATGATGAAGAAACAACCAAGTAA
- the LOC126710585 gene encoding uncharacterized protein LOC126710585 has protein sequence MADFRCLSDTDDEEESAAVEELISQAKDLCVLEQVAAIRCSSFTDSVLPTDLESRFRKLKSFPLTNKPKPKPDHSANSDFSLSKTPPNPKSPPDLSVEKGVFSDLEENPDPVLKHESSKLSKSLSGSSSSMDFSPSPPKKTGCFFCLSPKKASSHDHHQKKKSKKSKENGLDWDMNNEFLSDLSTFSTKKQQKMLKKAMKEEEKINREAQKIVNWAKQSSARLSVVSGIHDDELSDSN, from the coding sequence ATGGCTGATTTCAGGTGCTTATCAGACACAGACGACGAGGAAGAGTCAGCAGCAGTGGAAGAGCTAATCTCACAAGCAAAAGACCTTTGTGTTCTTGAGCAAGTTGCTGCTATTCGCTGCTCTTCTTTCACTGACTCTGTCCTCCCCACTGACCTTGAGTCCCGCTTCCGCAAGCTCAAATCTTTTCCACTCACTAATAAGCCTAAGCCGAAGCCAGATCATTCTGCCAATTCCGATTTTTCGCTTTCAAAAACGCCTCCCAATCCAAAATCACCACCCGATTTGTCAGTGGAAAAGGGGGTTTTCTCAGATTTGGAAGAAAACCCAGATCCAGTTTTGAAGCATGAGtcttcaaaattatcaaaatctcTATCTGGGTCTTCGTCATCGATGGATTTTTCGCCTTCTCCGCCGAAGAAAACAGGTTGCTTTTTCTGCCTTTCTCCAAAGAAGGCATCTTCTCATGatcatcatcagaagaagaagagtaagaAGAGTAAGGAGAATGGTCTTGATTGGGACATGAACAATGAATTTTTATCGGATTTGAGCACCTTTTCGACGAAGAAGCAGCAGAAGATGCTAAAAAAGGCTatgaaagaggaagagaagatTAACCGGGAGGCCCAAAAAATTGTCAACTGGGCTAAGCAATCGTCTGCTAGGTTGAGTGTTGTTTCGGGCATTCATGATGATGAGCTAAGTGATAGTAATTAG